The following proteins come from a genomic window of bacterium:
- a CDS encoding DUF1559 domain-containing protein, whose amino-acid sequence MQYYKKGFRRVLNWIQRMRGFSLIELLVVTAIIAMLASMLLPALAKAREVARKAKCISNLRQIGMALHMYAEDNGEYFPHVHQGPTYTDTAMTSSQEWWEFLEPYSNGIYDYMKCPSDPHRDEAGIESYIFNGMFAFGKKIGQVKMTSERIIVSERADEGGVLTHQGYPAWKTHAEWRSSIKENRHGDGSNYLFVDGHVKWHRFEETIGTRPSCDMHYVAGFDHGGAWQDIE is encoded by the coding sequence ATGCAATATTATAAAAAAGGATTTAGAAGAGTTTTAAACTGGATTCAAAGAATGAGAGGATTTTCACTGATTGAGCTTTTGGTTGTGACTGCGATTATCGCTATGCTTGCGTCAATGTTACTTCCAGCTCTTGCAAAAGCGAGGGAAGTAGCAAGAAAAGCCAAGTGTATTTCTAACCTGCGTCAGATTGGAATGGCTCTACATATGTATGCAGAGGATAATGGGGAGTATTTCCCTCATGTTCATCAGGGTCCCACATATACTGATACAGCAATGACATCAAGTCAAGAGTGGTGGGAATTTCTTGAGCCATATTCTAATGGTATATACGATTATATGAAGTGTCCTTCAGATCCTCATCGAGATGAAGCAGGTATCGAGAGCTATATATTTAATGGAATGTTTGCTTTTGGTAAAAAAATAGGACAGGTGAAGATGACAAGTGAGAGAATTATTGTTTCAGAAAGGGCAGATGAAGGTGGTGTTCTCACACATCAGGGCTATCCTGCATGGAAGACTCATGCTGAATGGCGAAGCAGTATAAAAGAAAATAGACATGGGGACGGTTCAAATTATCTCTTTGTTGATGGACATGTCAAATGGCATCGATTTGAAGAGACTATTGGGACAAGACCCAGTTGTGACATGCACTATGTTGCAGGATTTGATCATGGTGGAGCTTGGCAGGATATTGAATAA